A DNA window from Pseudoalteromonas spongiae UST010723-006 contains the following coding sequences:
- a CDS encoding SRPBCC family protein, whose protein sequence is MPQISRSALVMFSAQQMYDLVNDVSKYPEFLPNCSGAKVHNQNELCMSASVEISKAGMRKWFSTENTLKAGQAIDMRLIDGPFKTLAGGWKFTALDDHACKVSLELNFEFTNKLVELAFGKVFNEVANNMVKAFTQRAKQVYK, encoded by the coding sequence ATGCCGCAAATTAGTCGATCTGCGCTCGTGATGTTTAGTGCGCAGCAAATGTATGATTTAGTTAATGATGTTTCTAAATATCCTGAATTTTTGCCAAATTGCTCTGGTGCGAAAGTACATAACCAAAATGAGTTGTGTATGTCTGCATCAGTAGAAATCTCGAAAGCTGGCATGCGTAAATGGTTTTCAACGGAAAATACATTAAAAGCGGGTCAAGCGATTGATATGCGCCTGATTGATGGCCCGTTTAAAACCTTGGCGGGTGGTTGGAAGTTTACAGCGCTTGATGATCATGCTTGTAAAGTGAGCTTAGAACTCAATTTTGAATTTACCAACAAGCTAGTCGAACTTGCATTTGGCAAAGTATTTAATGAAGTGGCAAATAATATGGTAAAAGCATTTACTCAGCGCGCGAAGCAGGTTTACAAATAA
- a CDS encoding tetratricopeptide repeat protein, with protein MRILICLISVLVLAACNSTPKAISPPNQLINDTQFTRIPVETKKDVFSLSDNTKALIEQAVSRDIDKRVVTRSLVEYIFSPQNQSLDYLSGATLTAEDTFNNNNANCLSLSIMAYSMSKHLGLASRFQQVYIPEYWASENGYSLLTGHVNLRILRPSASDVALTSTIYDTTGDLIIDFNPSSLRHKFRSKIISEDVTLAMFYNNKGAAAMINGEHHLAYSYFSAAIESAPNYGSTYGNLGVLYRINNQFDKAELAYNHALSLDNDNNTAKGNLARLYELTGRSLEAQNIRIALERKRSKNPYYAIAKGNEALYQNDYRTAISFFKRAIKLDREIHESHFGLAKAYFMIGDIDKALSELQQAEKHAYFDSEKRRYRGKIMSLSAQLLR; from the coding sequence ATGCGCATCTTGATTTGCTTAATTTCAGTATTAGTTTTGGCGGCATGTAACAGCACACCAAAAGCCATTTCACCGCCAAATCAACTTATCAACGACACGCAATTTACGCGTATTCCTGTTGAAACAAAAAAAGACGTCTTCAGTTTATCTGACAATACCAAAGCCCTTATCGAACAAGCCGTGTCACGCGATATTGATAAACGTGTTGTAACCCGCTCACTGGTTGAATACATTTTCAGCCCACAAAACCAAAGCTTAGACTACCTATCGGGTGCAACCCTTACTGCAGAAGATACATTCAACAACAATAATGCCAATTGCCTCTCGCTGTCGATTATGGCCTACAGCATGTCTAAACACCTTGGCTTGGCGTCGCGTTTTCAGCAAGTGTATATTCCTGAATACTGGGCAAGCGAAAATGGCTACAGCTTGCTAACTGGGCACGTTAATTTACGTATTTTGCGTCCAAGTGCCAGTGATGTTGCGCTTACCTCAACCATTTACGATACCACAGGTGATCTCATCATCGATTTCAACCCTAGTAGTTTGCGTCACAAATTTCGTTCTAAAATTATTAGTGAAGACGTAACCTTAGCGATGTTTTACAACAATAAAGGGGCTGCCGCGATGATTAATGGCGAACACCACCTCGCCTATTCGTATTTTAGTGCAGCAATCGAAAGTGCTCCCAACTACGGCTCTACCTACGGCAATTTAGGCGTGCTTTATCGCATTAATAATCAATTTGATAAGGCAGAACTTGCCTACAACCACGCGCTTTCTCTCGATAATGATAACAATACTGCCAAGGGTAATTTAGCTCGCTTATATGAACTAACAGGACGTAGCCTTGAGGCCCAAAATATTCGGATTGCACTTGAACGAAAACGCAGCAAAAACCCCTATTATGCGATTGCTAAAGGCAACGAAGCGCTTTATCAAAATGACTACCGAACCGCTATCAGCTTTTTTAAAAGAGCGATTAAACTCGACCGCGAAATTCACGAAAGTCACTTTGGCTTGGCCAAGGCATACTTTATGATTGGCGATATCGACAAAGCGCTCAGCGAGTTACAACAAGCCGAAAAGCATGCTTATTTTGACAGCGAAAAACGCCGTTATCGAGGAAAAATAATGTCGTTAAGTGCGCAGTTATTGAGATGA
- a CDS encoding M28 family peptidase has product MIHALFFALSLSVTTQDTLKAHSHLQILSHDQLAGRKTGTLHASIAADYIAKQFQNAGLSPVFTNYKVPFRYSSGFFGEKEAHNVLAASEQIANRPTVVISAHFDHLGTKGRHIYNGADDNASGVAALITLASLIAKQPNRKLNYLFLATDAEESGLFGAREFIKASPIPLSNVLININLDMLGVSKRNKLLGLYNAPSKAFIESLRTNIWHKNSEVKFTRGNGFYNRTIKNQRRRILDAGDHREFHRKRIAILYFGVGEHSNYHSQHDTYENIDHAFFDGSLHNIAKVISQLDANYQLLSRR; this is encoded by the coding sequence ATGATACACGCACTTTTCTTCGCTTTATCACTGAGTGTAACAACGCAAGATACACTTAAGGCCCATAGTCATTTACAAATACTCAGCCATGACCAACTTGCGGGGCGAAAAACAGGCACGCTGCACGCCAGCATCGCAGCCGACTATATTGCAAAACAATTTCAAAATGCGGGACTCTCCCCCGTATTTACCAATTACAAAGTGCCGTTTCGCTACAGCAGTGGCTTTTTTGGTGAAAAAGAAGCACACAATGTGCTTGCAGCCAGCGAACAAATTGCCAACAGGCCAACGGTAGTAATCTCCGCGCACTTTGATCATTTAGGTACCAAAGGACGGCACATTTATAATGGCGCCGACGACAATGCTAGCGGTGTTGCTGCGTTAATTACATTGGCGTCACTCATCGCCAAACAACCCAATAGAAAACTTAACTACCTTTTTCTCGCAACCGATGCAGAAGAGTCTGGCTTATTCGGCGCCCGCGAATTTATCAAGGCTTCACCCATCCCGCTGTCAAATGTACTAATCAATATTAACTTAGATATGCTTGGAGTGAGCAAGCGTAACAAACTACTTGGCCTTTATAATGCGCCATCTAAGGCGTTTATTGAATCACTTCGCACAAACATTTGGCATAAAAACAGCGAGGTAAAATTCACAAGAGGTAATGGCTTTTATAATCGAACAATTAAAAATCAACGCAGACGCATACTTGATGCGGGCGATCACCGCGAATTTCACCGCAAGCGCATTGCTATTTTGTATTTTGGCGTAGGTGAGCATAGCAATTATCATAGCCAACACGACACCTATGAAAATATTGATCATGCTTTTTTTGATGGCAGCTTACATAATATTGCTAAGGTCATTTCTCAATTGGATGCAAACTATCAGTTGCTAAGCAGGCGTTAA
- a CDS encoding RnfH family protein yields MKSIEIVYALPDSATAVTFNTEDDLSVEQVIGQCGILEKCPEIDLTKLAVGIWNRTCKLHQIVKDGDRIEIYRPLIADPKEARRRRAEKAKDEGRANKITGGRSGRRQS; encoded by the coding sequence ATGAAATCGATAGAAATAGTTTACGCACTGCCTGACAGCGCAACAGCGGTGACGTTTAATACTGAGGACGACTTAAGCGTTGAACAGGTTATTGGGCAATGCGGCATTTTAGAGAAATGTCCTGAAATTGATTTAACAAAGCTTGCGGTAGGTATTTGGAATCGTACCTGTAAGTTGCATCAAATCGTAAAAGACGGTGACCGAATCGAAATTTATCGTCCATTAATTGCCGATCCGAAAGAAGCGCGCAGACGCCGCGCAGAAAAAGCGAAAGATGAGGGCAGGGCAAACAAGATTACGGGTGGGCGTTCAGGACGTCGCCAATCATAA
- a CDS encoding GIY-YIG nuclease family protein, whose product MSQLESPTKQSHVQSTWFIYIVETRYGHWYTGITTDVARRFCQHSSGKGAKALIGKGPLKLLLERQVGSKSDASKLEYQVKKLSKKQKVSWVNACLATDSLHPIEK is encoded by the coding sequence ATGTCGCAGTTAGAAAGTCCCACCAAACAAAGTCATGTACAGTCTACTTGGTTTATTTACATAGTTGAAACCCGCTATGGTCATTGGTATACCGGCATTACAACGGATGTTGCACGACGCTTTTGCCAGCATAGTTCAGGCAAAGGAGCAAAAGCGTTAATTGGTAAGGGGCCGTTAAAATTACTACTTGAGCGGCAAGTGGGCAGCAAAAGTGACGCCAGTAAGTTAGAGTATCAAGTCAAAAAATTATCAAAAAAGCAAAAGGTCAGCTGGGTTAACGCCTGCTTAGCAACTGATAGTTTGCATCCAATTGAGAAATGA
- a CDS encoding outer membrane protein assembly factor BamE, with translation MKWFKYISLCAVIVFTSGCSSWLYRMPIPQGNFLEQSDIDKLRVEMTREQVLYVLGQPIAKDAFDESNWYYLYQFNPGRDSEVRKELVVEFEGDKLKALRGDYETPETFNTPLEQ, from the coding sequence ATGAAATGGTTTAAGTATATTTCGCTGTGCGCAGTGATCGTTTTTACCTCAGGTTGCTCATCTTGGCTATATAGAATGCCAATTCCACAAGGAAACTTTTTAGAGCAAAGCGATATTGATAAGCTACGTGTTGAAATGACACGTGAACAAGTACTCTATGTATTGGGTCAACCAATCGCAAAAGATGCATTTGATGAGAGCAATTGGTATTACTTATATCAATTTAACCCAGGCAGAGACAGCGAAGTGCGCAAAGAGCTTGTGGTCGAATTTGAAGGCGACAAACTAAAAGCGTTACGCGGTGATTATGAAACACCAGAAACATTTAATACACCGCTTGAGCAATAA
- the smpB gene encoding SsrA-binding protein SmpB: MAKHKKPKAQSNTIALNKKARHEYLLQDKFEAGMELQGWEVKSIRAGKVNITETFIQVKNGEAYLHASQITPLIQASTHVVCDPMRPRKLLLNKREIDRLVGAVERDGFSLIATAMYWKKCWVKLEFCLAKGKKLHDKRADSKDKDWAREKERMMKHSAR; this comes from the coding sequence ATGGCAAAACACAAAAAACCAAAAGCACAAAGCAATACCATCGCGCTAAATAAAAAAGCGCGACACGAGTATTTGCTGCAAGATAAATTTGAAGCTGGTATGGAATTACAAGGCTGGGAAGTGAAAAGTATTCGCGCCGGCAAAGTAAATATTACCGAAACCTTTATTCAAGTTAAAAACGGCGAAGCTTACTTACATGCAAGCCAAATTACGCCTTTAATTCAAGCGTCTACACATGTTGTGTGCGATCCAATGCGGCCACGAAAACTGCTGCTCAATAAACGTGAAATCGATCGTTTAGTGGGTGCAGTAGAACGCGACGGTTTTTCTTTAATCGCCACTGCTATGTATTGGAAAAAATGCTGGGTTAAACTTGAATTCTGCCTTGCTAAAGGTAAGAAGCTGCACGATAAGCGTGCCGACAGTAAAGATAAAGACTGGGCTCGAGAAAAAGAACGAATGATGAAACATTCAGCACGTTAA
- a CDS encoding Dyp-type peroxidase — MEHAQSGIFDDNNRHSYFLEYVITNRDAETINVLKNALKNISDNLNCSSVIAFGRRLWQHLDNQAEALDFTDFATLSGPFGHTAPATQHDLLIWLHGDDLDGVFDAMQLCQSQLNGVAILALECPGFRYKDNRDLTGFVDGSANPKDLAAKAEAALLPTSHSHQQGSFVLTQKWVHDLSEFEKLPVTVQEKIVGRTKPDSIELEGDDMPKNSHVSRTDVKVDNVAMKLYRRSVPFGNANEKGLYFLGFACEQQRFQIQLERMFGLTQDGIYDKLIDYSKAVNSAYWFAPSQTQLTQIVTT; from the coding sequence ATGGAACATGCACAATCTGGTATCTTCGATGACAATAATAGGCATAGCTACTTTTTAGAATATGTCATTACCAACCGAGATGCAGAAACCATTAACGTACTAAAAAATGCATTAAAAAATATTAGCGACAACCTCAACTGTAGTTCAGTTATCGCATTTGGCAGACGCCTTTGGCAACATTTAGACAACCAAGCTGAAGCGCTTGACTTTACTGATTTTGCAACGCTTTCAGGGCCGTTTGGTCACACTGCGCCCGCCACCCAACACGATTTATTAATTTGGTTGCACGGTGATGATTTGGATGGTGTGTTTGACGCGATGCAATTATGCCAATCACAGTTAAACGGCGTCGCTATCTTAGCGCTTGAGTGCCCAGGGTTTCGATACAAAGATAATCGTGATCTCACCGGCTTTGTCGATGGCAGTGCAAATCCAAAAGATTTAGCAGCAAAAGCAGAAGCAGCACTACTGCCAACGTCACATTCTCATCAGCAAGGCAGCTTTGTTTTAACGCAAAAATGGGTGCATGACCTGAGTGAATTTGAAAAACTGCCCGTTACCGTCCAAGAAAAAATAGTGGGTCGCACAAAACCAGATTCCATCGAACTTGAAGGCGATGATATGCCAAAAAATTCGCATGTATCGCGTACCGACGTGAAAGTAGATAATGTGGCCATGAAACTCTATCGCCGCAGTGTGCCATTTGGAAACGCAAACGAAAAAGGCCTCTACTTTTTAGGCTTTGCCTGTGAACAACAACGCTTTCAAATTCAACTCGAACGCATGTTTGGCCTAACCCAAGATGGTATTTATGACAAACTAATCGATTACTCAAAAGCAGTTAACAGCGCATATTGGTTTGCCCCGTCACAAACACAATTAACACAGATTGTGACGACATAA